The following are from one region of the Bacillaceae bacterium S4-13-56 genome:
- a CDS encoding zinc ribbon domain-containing protein, which translates to MQNRGGNKGRKLKPHTRQEFFDVFHCSECRSPVIHVRSSGDGSHYWRCKASEKKNGILSCKVRGFREESIEHTFIPTFDLNSWKARHNGISTFNLVTTTFFRQSRVSFSVDL; encoded by the coding sequence ATGCAAAATCGTGGTGGAAATAAAGGACGAAAATTAAAACCTCATACTCGCCAAGAGTTCTTTGATGTTTTTCATTGTTCAGAGTGCCGCAGCCCCGTCATTCATGTAAGGAGCTCTGGTGATGGCTCACATTACTGGAGGTGCAAAGCTTCTGAAAAAAAGAACGGAATACTTAGCTGTAAAGTACGAGGATTCAGAGAAGAAAGTATTGAGCATACCTTTATCCCGACTTTCGATTTAAACTCGTGGAAAGCCCGCCACAATGGGATTTCCACTTTTAATTTGGTCACTACAACCTTTTTCCGACAATCTCGTGTTTCCTTTTCAGTGGATCTTTGA
- a CDS encoding IS1634 family transposase produces MFIRETITQNKVTKTKYKKHVLVESYRTEKGPRQRVVMQLGTLTLPKSEWKKLAAALEGRLAGQTTLFEEDQAIADAAEQAMANFSFTQQKSHAKEERQEKGTLVSVDLASITTAESRSLGPELVGHSLWNRLELNEILSSCGFNSAQQALAEAVVVGRLVEPSGDLASWRWLRERTALIELLPVDLSAVGKDAVYEIADELFVKKDAIERGLRNKEMTLFPRKNQVFLFDLTNTYFEGSAQKNELAHRGRSKEKRSDCPLVTLALVVDEAGFPIFSQIYGGNQSEPETLEDILERLNTDASLDLLNDRPMIAMDRGIATKDNLVLLKEKEFPYIVVERRAVEKEYKDEFKNAKETFEEISPNRQAKHLLSEGMVSESVYVKKVPIEEGSRVLCLSEGREQKEMAIDELKENRFLHDLNRLQTSVEKGNIKLARKVGERIGRLKERYSTIAKYYEVNLELDEKEETVTAVTYEKKPARIDRSVLTGCYVIETSDQSLTAKEIWRLYTTLTKMEAAFRSLKTDLGVRPVYHQLADRTKGHLFISVLAYHLLISMEYQLREQGDHRNWSTIKEQLSTHQRTTVIVTDEQDHIHHIRVSGTVEKNHKEIYSLLKIKDPLKRKHEIVGKRL; encoded by the coding sequence ATGTTTATAAGAGAAACGATAACCCAAAATAAAGTGACGAAAACTAAATATAAGAAGCATGTATTGGTCGAATCCTATCGAACAGAAAAAGGACCAAGACAACGAGTAGTGATGCAATTAGGAACGCTCACTCTTCCAAAATCTGAATGGAAAAAGTTAGCTGCTGCATTGGAAGGTCGTTTAGCTGGTCAAACAACACTGTTCGAGGAAGATCAGGCCATTGCTGATGCTGCTGAACAAGCAATGGCTAATTTCTCCTTCACACAACAAAAGAGCCATGCAAAAGAAGAACGTCAAGAAAAGGGAACTTTGGTATCCGTTGATTTGGCGTCCATCACTACGGCAGAGTCGCGATCTCTTGGTCCTGAATTGGTCGGTCATTCGTTATGGAATCGTTTGGAATTAAACGAAATACTGAGTTCTTGTGGCTTTAATTCTGCGCAACAAGCACTTGCCGAAGCAGTTGTTGTTGGACGTTTGGTTGAGCCATCTGGTGACCTCGCATCATGGCGATGGTTACGGGAACGTACCGCATTAATTGAGTTACTACCTGTTGATCTTTCAGCAGTTGGGAAAGATGCTGTTTATGAAATCGCAGATGAACTCTTTGTCAAAAAAGATGCGATTGAACGTGGTCTTCGCAACAAGGAAATGACGTTGTTCCCACGTAAAAATCAAGTATTTCTATTTGATTTGACTAATACCTATTTTGAAGGCAGTGCACAAAAAAACGAGCTAGCACATCGAGGCAGATCAAAGGAAAAACGCTCGGACTGTCCGCTTGTTACGCTAGCACTTGTAGTAGATGAAGCTGGTTTCCCTATCTTCAGCCAAATCTATGGTGGAAACCAATCTGAACCAGAAACACTAGAAGATATATTAGAACGACTAAATACAGATGCATCCCTAGATTTATTAAATGATCGACCAATGATTGCGATGGATCGTGGCATCGCCACCAAAGATAACCTTGTGCTCTTAAAAGAAAAAGAGTTCCCGTATATTGTTGTGGAACGAAGGGCAGTTGAAAAAGAATACAAAGACGAGTTTAAAAATGCCAAAGAAACATTTGAGGAAATTTCCCCCAATAGACAAGCGAAGCACCTTTTATCAGAAGGAATGGTATCTGAATCTGTCTATGTTAAAAAGGTTCCAATTGAGGAAGGAAGCCGTGTACTTTGTCTAAGTGAAGGTCGTGAACAGAAAGAGATGGCCATAGATGAGCTAAAAGAAAACAGATTCCTACATGACCTAAACAGACTACAGACCTCCGTTGAAAAAGGCAACATCAAGTTAGCCCGCAAAGTTGGAGAGCGGATCGGAAGATTAAAAGAACGTTATTCCACTATTGCAAAATATTATGAAGTTAATTTAGAGTTGGACGAAAAGGAAGAAACAGTAACGGCAGTTACGTATGAAAAGAAACCAGCACGTATAGATCGTTCTGTACTAACAGGATGTTATGTCATAGAAACAAGCGACCAATCATTAACCGCCAAAGAAATTTGGCGATTATATACAACACTAACCAAAATGGAGGCTGCATTTAGATCCTTAAAAACAGATTTAGGAGTAAGACCTGTCTACCATCAATTAGCTGATCGAACGAAAGGTCATTTATTCATCTCAGTATTGGCGTATCATCTATTAATAAGCATGGAATATCAATTAAGAGAACAAGGAGACCATCGAAACTGGTCAACGATCAAAGAACAGCTTTCCACACATCAACGGACAACAGTAATTGTAACCGATGAACAGGATCATATTCATCATATTAGGGTATCCGGAACAGTAGAGAAAAATCATAAAGAGATATACAGCTTACTAAAGATCAAAGATCCACTGAAAAGGAAACACGAGATTGTCGGAAAAAGGTTGTAG
- a CDS encoding enoyl-CoA hydratase-related protein → MFSRDSAVLYEKKNQIGIVTLNRPHRMNAISLEVFEKLDQIWESVDEDNDVKVIVLTGSGDKAFCAGMDLREQSELSAQGKDMLNFVDPTMPKMNKVQKPIIAAVNGVAAAGGFLLAQNADLRVGSHNARFSIRESKVGRGSPWAVPLLWMLPLNISLELTMMAEPISAQRMYEIGFLNRLAPEGDAFKVATEMAEIIKNNAPLSVMAAKQSLKEAMDLGRSLGIKNAESIHEKVYSSLDAIEGPRAFAEKRPPNWQGR, encoded by the coding sequence ATGTTTTCAAGAGATTCTGCAGTTTTATATGAAAAAAAGAATCAAATTGGAATTGTAACGTTAAATAGGCCACATCGTATGAACGCTATTTCATTAGAGGTTTTTGAAAAACTAGATCAGATCTGGGAGTCAGTTGATGAGGATAATGATGTTAAAGTTATTGTGCTAACTGGATCCGGTGATAAAGCGTTTTGTGCAGGAATGGACTTAAGAGAACAATCAGAATTAAGTGCACAAGGAAAAGATATGTTAAATTTTGTTGACCCAACAATGCCAAAGATGAATAAGGTTCAAAAACCCATTATTGCAGCCGTAAATGGTGTCGCTGCTGCAGGTGGATTTTTACTAGCACAGAATGCAGATTTACGAGTAGGTAGTCATAATGCCCGTTTCTCTATTAGGGAGTCAAAAGTAGGGAGGGGGTCTCCATGGGCAGTTCCGTTATTGTGGATGCTCCCACTTAATATTTCTTTGGAATTAACGATGATGGCAGAACCAATTAGCGCGCAACGAATGTATGAGATCGGTTTTTTAAATCGTCTGGCACCGGAGGGTGATGCTTTTAAAGTAGCAACTGAAATGGCAGAGATTATTAAGAATAACGCACCCCTATCTGTGATGGCTGCCAAACAATCATTAAAAGAAGCGATGGATTTGGGCAGAAGTTTAGGAATCAAAAATGCTGAAAGCATTCATGAAAAAGTTTACAGTAGTCTGGATGCAATTGAAGGTCCAAGAGCGT